From the genome of Desulfomicrobium apsheronum, one region includes:
- a CDS encoding AAA family ATPase, giving the protein MNSAEQFEDICRAMSEPAFYPHSVSGVERRETHISVVFLAGEWAYKLKKHKDLGFLDFRDPGKRLYFCMQEVKLNQRLSFGVYQEVIGVHEGERGLCLGPMEGALEYVVKMARLPDEASLEAMLRTGEVTQENISSLGETLAGFHKSSERGHGIDTYGDLEQIRFNMEENFTQLLPFAQALLDSRKWDFCRNVCRSFADNHVDLFMHRVREGRITDGHGDLRAEHVYFHHGVQVIDCIEFNERFRYGDCALDLAFLIMDLDRLGYADTARRLLQAYATAARDPEIYALVEFYAAYRAFVRLKVACFSLEHVKSKEPLKEEIRRYLRQAYGYALAFGRPVLWVFFGLPASGKSTLARRVARALFMPLLGSDSVRKQGGNFSEPKVEAYNTGAYRPVLRSRVYARLFNLAQDELKMGRSVALDATFSKEQWRESAIRLAQDHKAGLVFVHCVCEPRTIRARLAQREREAGESDARLVHFEDMINNFEPFSHEVPDAYLEVDTERTPEESFYEILAKGHALKHAQVQNLLDGLNGETDSRE; this is encoded by the coding sequence ATGAATTCCGCCGAACAATTCGAGGACATTTGCCGGGCCATGTCCGAACCTGCTTTTTATCCGCACTCCGTATCCGGTGTCGAACGCCGGGAGACCCACATCTCCGTCGTGTTTCTGGCCGGAGAATGGGCGTATAAGCTGAAAAAACACAAAGACTTGGGATTTCTTGATTTTCGCGATCCCGGCAAGCGTCTGTATTTTTGCATGCAGGAGGTGAAGCTCAACCAACGCTTGAGCTTTGGCGTGTACCAGGAGGTGATCGGCGTTCACGAAGGCGAGAGAGGCCTGTGTCTTGGGCCCATGGAAGGAGCGCTCGAATATGTCGTGAAGATGGCCCGATTGCCGGATGAGGCAAGCCTTGAGGCCATGTTGCGCACAGGGGAGGTAACGCAGGAGAATATTTCAAGCCTTGGCGAAACCCTGGCCGGTTTTCACAAAAGCAGTGAGCGCGGGCACGGCATCGACACATACGGGGATCTCGAACAGATCCGGTTCAACATGGAGGAGAATTTCACGCAGCTCCTTCCGTTCGCGCAGGCCCTTCTCGACTCACGAAAATGGGATTTTTGCCGGAATGTCTGCCGCTCATTTGCGGACAATCATGTCGATCTGTTCATGCACAGGGTGCGTGAAGGCAGGATCACCGACGGGCACGGAGACCTGCGGGCCGAGCATGTCTATTTTCACCACGGGGTGCAGGTCATCGACTGTATCGAGTTCAACGAACGTTTCAGATACGGCGACTGTGCCCTTGATCTGGCCTTTCTGATCATGGATCTGGACCGCTTGGGGTATGCGGACACTGCCCGGCGACTGCTGCAAGCCTACGCAACGGCGGCCCGAGACCCGGAGATTTACGCGCTCGTGGAATTCTATGCGGCGTATCGCGCTTTTGTGCGACTCAAGGTCGCCTGCTTTTCCCTTGAGCACGTAAAGTCCAAGGAACCCCTAAAGGAGGAGATCCGGCGATATCTGCGGCAAGCCTATGGATACGCCCTGGCCTTTGGGCGGCCGGTGCTGTGGGTTTTCTTTGGCCTGCCGGCTTCAGGGAAATCGACGCTGGCGCGCCGGGTGGCCCGGGCGCTGTTCATGCCGCTGCTCGGTTCCGACAGCGTAAGGAAGCAGGGGGGGAATTTTTCCGAGCCCAAGGTGGAGGCCTACAATACGGGCGCGTATCGGCCCGTGCTGCGCAGTCGCGTTTACGCGCGGCTTTTCAATCTGGCCCAGGATGAGCTGAAAATGGGGCGCTCCGTGGCCCTGGATGCCACGTTCTCCAAGGAACAGTGGCGTGAGTCGGCCATTCGTCTGGCGCAGGACCACAAGGCGGGTCTTGTCTTTGTGCATTGCGTCTGCGAGCCGCGAACCATAAGGGCCCGGCTGGCGCAGCGTGAGCGTGAGGCCGGGGAGTCCGATGCGCGGCTTGTCCATTTCGAGGACATGATCAACAATTTCGAACCATTCAGCCACGAGGTCCCGGACGCCTACCTGGAGGTCGATACCGAGCGGACTCCGGAGGAGTCTTTTTACGAGATCCTGGCGAAAGGGCATGCCCTGAAGCATGCCCAGGTCCAGAATCTGCTCGACGGATTGAACGGGGAGACGGATTCGCGGGAGTGA
- the pspC gene encoding envelope stress response membrane protein PspC, which produces MRAFGRGNGRMHGGGSRGSRWRKPVEEQRGLYRARDGIFLGVCKGLARYFDFSVGALRAIVILLFLVTGIWPVGLLYLIAAMIMKMEPVVPFGSPADQEFYNSYTNSRAGALERIKRKFENLDRRLRRMEDVVTSRDFEWERRMRN; this is translated from the coding sequence GTGAGAGCTTTCGGACGCGGCAATGGCCGCATGCATGGCGGCGGAAGCCGTGGTTCGCGCTGGAGAAAGCCCGTGGAAGAGCAGCGTGGCCTCTACCGGGCCCGTGACGGGATCTTCCTGGGCGTGTGCAAGGGCTTGGCCCGATACTTCGACTTCTCCGTTGGAGCCTTGCGCGCCATCGTCATCCTCCTGTTTCTGGTCACCGGCATCTGGCCAGTGGGGCTTTTGTACCTCATCGCGGCCATGATCATGAAGATGGAGCCGGTCGTGCCCTTCGGCAGCCCCGCCGACCAGGAGTTCTACAACTCCTACACCAACTCCCGGGCCGGGGCCTTGGAACGGATCAAGCGCAAGTTCGAGAATCTGGACCGACGGCTGCGGCGCATGGAAGACGTGGTCACCAGTCGCGATTTCGAATGGGAACGCCGCATGCGCAATTGA
- a CDS encoding envelope stress response membrane protein PspB codes for MEHFFGFIFVLMSAGILLVGAVIFGFIKMFTRSGEGNVAHEAQMIQEIYNGMSRMEERIEALETILLEKDGKEKRS; via the coding sequence ATGGAACATTTTTTCGGCTTTATCTTCGTACTCATGAGCGCCGGGATTCTGCTGGTCGGCGCGGTCATCTTCGGATTCATCAAGATGTTCACCAGGTCCGGCGAGGGGAACGTGGCTCATGAAGCGCAGATGATTCAGGAGATCTATAACGGCATGTCCCGCATGGAAGAGCGCATCGAGGCACTGGAAACGATTCTTCTGGAAAAGGACGGCAAGGAGAAAAGATCGTGA
- the pspA gene encoding phage shock protein PspA: protein MGVFTRFKDIISSNINSMLDKAEEPEKMIRLMIQEMEETSVELKAACAGLMADQKRIAREQSQALARLELWEDRARLALEKGREDLAREALLEKLAAQRLSEGLERERDRFAVMIEQAREDIEQLDVKLESAKERQRSLAKRHVRADQRIKVRSNVSRVQSADVMMRFDQFEQRIERMEAEAELGAPRQNRTLEQEFALLEGGDEVEAQLASMRSSSDK from the coding sequence ATGGGCGTATTTACCAGATTCAAGGATATCATCAGCTCCAACATCAATTCCATGCTGGACAAGGCCGAGGAACCGGAAAAGATGATCCGCCTGATGATTCAGGAGATGGAGGAGACCTCGGTGGAACTCAAGGCCGCCTGTGCCGGACTCATGGCCGATCAGAAGCGCATAGCCAGGGAACAGTCCCAGGCCCTGGCCCGTTTGGAACTGTGGGAAGACAGGGCCAGGCTGGCGCTTGAAAAGGGGCGCGAGGACCTGGCCCGGGAGGCGCTGCTGGAAAAACTGGCCGCGCAGCGGCTGAGCGAAGGGCTGGAACGCGAGCGGGATCGCTTTGCGGTCATGATCGAACAGGCGCGAGAAGACATCGAGCAGCTCGACGTCAAGCTGGAGTCCGCCAAGGAGCGCCAGCGCAGCCTGGCCAAGCGCCACGTACGGGCCGATCAGCGCATCAAGGTCCGATCCAATGTCTCGCGGGTTCAGTCGGCCGACGTCATGATGCGCTTTGACCAGTTCGAACAGCGCATCGAACGCATGGAAGCCGAGGCCGAACTGGGCGCGCCGCGCCAGAACCGCACTCTGGAACAGGAATTTGCCCTGCTCGAGGGCGGAGACGAAGTGGAAGCACAGCTCGCCTCCATGCGCTCCTCCTCTGACAAATAG
- the pspF gene encoding phage shock protein operon transcriptional activator, with amino-acid sequence MEAIGQSEAFLQFQEQLSRVARIERPVLIIGERGTGKELAAARLHYLSRRWQGPLVTVNCAALAGSLLDTELFGHEVGAFTGATVRRKGRFENADTGTLVLDEIANLSPEAQEKILRVVEYGSFDRVGGSRPVTVNVRIVGATNVDLPHRARAGAFKEDLLDRLSFEVLTVPPLRMREGDVQLLTRHFAARMAIGMGLSEAPEFSARAMSMLLAHDWPGNVRELKNVVERAVYRTESGTVRDVVFDPFASPYRPAEQAVPTAGVAPVPDVRSRSVQPDLDVPLATAVRDLEEAYLTAALEQGRHNQKRAAALLGLTYHQFRGLYRRLRADLDG; translated from the coding sequence ATGGAGGCCATCGGTCAGTCCGAGGCATTTCTGCAATTTCAGGAACAACTTTCGCGCGTGGCGCGCATAGAAAGGCCGGTGCTGATCATCGGGGAGCGCGGAACCGGCAAGGAGCTGGCCGCCGCGCGCCTGCATTACCTCTCACGGCGCTGGCAGGGCCCGCTGGTCACGGTCAATTGCGCGGCCCTGGCCGGTTCGCTTTTGGATACCGAGCTTTTCGGGCACGAGGTCGGAGCCTTCACCGGGGCCACCGTCCGCCGCAAGGGGCGTTTCGAGAATGCGGATACGGGCACCCTAGTTCTGGACGAGATCGCGAATCTCTCGCCGGAAGCGCAGGAAAAGATTTTGCGCGTTGTCGAGTATGGATCTTTCGACCGCGTTGGCGGGAGCCGTCCGGTGACGGTTAACGTGCGCATCGTTGGGGCGACGAACGTGGATCTGCCACACAGGGCCAGAGCCGGGGCGTTCAAGGAGGATTTGCTTGATCGTCTGAGCTTCGAGGTGCTGACCGTGCCCCCGCTGCGCATGCGCGAGGGGGATGTGCAGCTGCTGACCCGGCATTTCGCCGCACGCATGGCCATCGGGATGGGGCTGTCCGAGGCGCCGGAGTTTTCCGCCCGCGCCATGTCCATGCTGCTGGCCCACGACTGGCCGGGCAATGTGCGCGAGCTCAAGAACGTGGTCGAACGCGCGGTGTACCGGACAGAATCGGGGACGGTCCGGGATGTAGTCTTCGATCCGTTCGCATCCCCTTACCGTCCGGCGGAACAGGCGGTGCCGACCGCTGGGGTTGCTCCGGTACCGGATGTCCGTTCGCGTTCCGTGCAGCCTGATCTGGACGTTCCGCTGGCCACGGCTGTGCGCGATCTGGAAGAGGCGTACCTGACGGCGGCCCTGGAACAAGGTCGCCACAATCAGAAAAGGGCAGCGGCCCTGCTGGGGCTGACCTACCATCAGTTTCGCGGCCTTTATCGCAGGTTGCGCGCTGATCTGGACGGCTGA
- the ylqF gene encoding ribosome biogenesis GTPase YlqF has product MSIQWFPGHMHRARKQIALVMAKVDVVIEVLDARLPGYSENPLLRELRGPRPCLKVLNKSDLADPAVTAAWMDFFRECGTVPMEISATSPKDAKRILGTLPGMVKERNFLMQPVNCLIVGIPNVGKSTLMNTLVGRKVARAANQAAITTKQKRVHVNDELTLYDTPGVLWPKIESVTASYMLAGSGAVRETAMDNAEVAARVGDYLLREYPGLLKERYKITDLPQNGIDLLEALGRKRGCLIKGGEVDVTKAAGILLNELRAGQIGRISLQKPPAPKAA; this is encoded by the coding sequence ATGTCGATTCAATGGTTTCCCGGTCACATGCACCGGGCCAGAAAACAGATTGCCCTGGTCATGGCCAAGGTCGACGTGGTCATCGAAGTGCTCGATGCCCGTCTGCCCGGATACAGTGAAAATCCCCTGCTGCGCGAACTGCGCGGGCCACGGCCGTGCCTGAAGGTCCTGAACAAGAGCGATCTGGCCGACCCGGCCGTGACCGCAGCCTGGATGGATTTCTTCCGCGAGTGCGGCACCGTGCCCATGGAAATCAGCGCCACCAGCCCCAAGGACGCCAAGCGCATTCTCGGCACCCTGCCGGGCATGGTCAAGGAGCGCAATTTCCTCATGCAGCCGGTCAACTGCCTCATCGTCGGCATCCCCAACGTGGGCAAGTCCACGCTCATGAACACCCTGGTCGGCCGCAAGGTCGCCCGGGCCGCCAACCAGGCCGCCATCACCACCAAGCAGAAGCGGGTCCATGTCAACGACGAGCTGACCCTGTACGACACCCCCGGCGTGCTCTGGCCCAAGATCGAGAGCGTCACGGCCTCTTACATGCTGGCCGGCAGCGGCGCTGTGCGCGAAACGGCCATGGACAACGCCGAGGTCGCGGCCCGCGTCGGCGACTATCTCCTGCGCGAATATCCAGGACTGCTCAAGGAACGCTACAAGATCACCGATCTGCCCCAGAACGGGATCGATCTGCTGGAAGCGCTCGGCAGAAAACGCGGGTGCCTGATCAAGGGCGGCGAAGTGGACGTGACCAAGGCGGCGGGCATCCTGCTGAACGAACTGCGCGCCGGACAGATCGGCCGCATCAGCCTGCAAAAGCCCCCGGCCCCCAAGGCGGCCTAA